The following are from one region of the Syngnathus acus chromosome 19, fSynAcu1.2, whole genome shotgun sequence genome:
- the heatr1 gene encoding HEAT repeat-containing protein 1 isoform X3: MREKELTFRNSHVCWEENKKTGFEPIMTSLSYQLKRLALPQNDPNLLSRKEVTSLLFDPKEAATLDRSTFYALGCTGLEELLGIEPALREFQDSLFSRASVTLERSVQSKDVNKKLDADIALFLTRISPYFLLKPAHKCIEWLVHRFHVHLYNVESLLACALPYHHSNTFVRVVQLLKIQDATHRWNWLQALQKPGVPLAKGTLVTHCYSDLGFMDFVCNMVTTSIEAFSGHSKSFSQLRVVFSFYASTIVSALDAVDKVSDTIISKLLPYVQKGLTSEVADYKAATYMIVCQMAVKVVMEASLINTLAVRIAKSLLKEPVLAKEGLGCLIVLLQSQKEGAAGSRFCHHVCSMPALASTLQLLATTHDVSPLLRYLLPHLVHALFGSSDDAHVLESLLDSVPLTKGLDGDVARLLLDDYLSQTELAADNVDTLNRRLQPLVRLFESKYLAALDGVLSRHAANISDEEQKRLFHHFLSLSISRGKFQIMGDSDTSLLLSLKHPQASLRVSALEHLRSLAASGQLQTLDQDFLKDALMERLKDDVLEVVSAALQTLEMLFDVLDTESTVSNLLSLLQRIDQPEADSWLPVLTEAVRLLTDSRLGKGSTEEVETIVWGLLPFLVVTSCRPDSAQLRLARCVACCAAVASHPLTASWAEELQQVIKQSSELDLVGSANQRLVSRLNENLANMDHLAKRHALEKFGVLGEQLRGRGVRGHTFFAVMTETLLLGLAQLSETEHLLTAQRLLAVLEPPLLEVTKADGAQEVPPSASFGEALSLYLSKCEQQPGGRHQREASQVMIWLLRDFISSLKCFDGAFKAAVWWNPEKLDANTCCYLGLISRLFALVIGGADEGPAAGSFRELAKLLVKVHLCDAAALFKFLCLLWGYGDNRGDQLGVRVDAVLHARSLYVGAALLSAQPAATLTELAGANSPMVPALLCCLTSPVREIRRASISALQSLSGADAAPFQPIIKKLLSTCEEIVADPSYLSTVAFQPQVLGHLHETCESAKKTSSLQASINQLLLSVQSPCCPSYTATCLLRALRHVNGQTVLCALLPVLDRLLRNDPDMPALLPDEARLLQVVLGKYNEAAAPLLAADHNCLDLLLKAMTTATAPLSGIPSCQIIALQQITKPFFAALGDQKVQQNLLTALFDLLPESRNPILADAVGSTFKAIAVDAELVANELAPPEKAKVTVTLQRTRRSRILQRKSDESGDAPPEGGAVSWHRVTLILELLQHKKKLKRAQMLVPVLFSLLARSLEASAPEQPNIEYTRQLLLGCLLNVCNKMAPDGQPSGPDVLEEDKFSVELVVQCIRATDVPQTHHHALLLLGVVANIFPEKVLHNIMPIFTFMGANIMRLDDAYSFRVIDKTVKMVIPALIQAGGQSHGSVDAVVTKIVHVFADALPHVPEHRRLHILAQLVGTLGPARFLWVLMLLLFKLHTTQASSLESEKEAALERDVDFWISVCCQFEVSEQLTSLINILKFLIQLPDDKEDAGARRGDGKKKKKGEEEKVEELIFSVEAHSGKELRHFKFLSVSFMAQLLGSTAFIGKVADTQDVVDENGAKFLQELQQQLLEDNLRYIQCVTRCVEENADRPMAKFWRVLLNKSYDVLDKLNALLPTDTFITVMRGLMANRLPSVRRKAMELLNNKLQHKTQWAEQQVGVLLQLIGDLLDIVGTPHGSAAEKAASELAVNRQTALYSLKLLCRLLGATHQEAFVPVLLRMVDLVASPHQEKNVTASALLCAAEVVGALKALAIPQLPRLMPAVLHVLTDGKDVLSNEIYLLSAVTALQRVAETLAHFISPYLQDTTLQVCRLTCLLEKSSSSSSATNQLCARLASLRSSLATKLPPRVLLPVLTKCYHIMVVDKKDELGALMSILKEHLGHMEREPLSFHQSELTDFFLAALDFRAQFCEGDLARTALIEGSVMDCLLVMVMKLSEVTFRPLFFKLFDWSKSGSKDRLLTFFRLSDCIAERLKGLFALFAGNLVKPFADLLQQTNISKTDESLFDSERGAEKSNQLLCCVLDCLYKIFLHDTQRFLSKERAEALLVPLVDQLENTLGGDEEYQQRVTKHLVPCVGQFAVSLANDAQWKSLNYNILLKSRHADAKVRFSSLLMLMELAAKLKENYMALLPETIPFLAELMEDECEEVEHQVQKVVREMEDILGEPLQSYF; the protein is encoded by the exons ATGAGGGAGAAAGAATTGACCTTTCGCAATTCGCACGTGTGTTGggaggaaaacaagaaaacag GTTTCGAACCCATCATGACGTCATTATCCTACCAGCTGAAGCGGCTGGCGCTTCCTCAGAATGATCCAAATTTACTGTCTCGCAAAGAGGTCACCTCGCTTCTCTTTGACCCCAAAGAGGCGGCTACCCTCGATAGAAGCACCTTCTATGCTCTTG GCTGCACGGGCCTGGAGGAGCTGCTGGGGATCGAACCGGCCCTCCGGGAGTTCCAGGACTCTCTGTTCAGCCGTGCATCGGTGACGCTGGAGCGCAGTGTTCAGTCCAAAGATGTCAACAAGAAGCTGGATGCAGACATCGCTCTGTTCCTCACCCGCATCTCCCCGTACTTCCTCCTCAAGCCGGCGCACAAGTGCATCGAGTGGCTGGTTCACCG CTTCCACGTTCATCTGTACAACGTCGAGAGCCTGCTGGCTTGCGCGCTGCCTTACCACCACAGTAACACGTTTGTCCGAGTGGTGCAGCTCCTCAAGATCCAGGACGCCACGCACCGCTGGAATTGGCTGCAGGCTCTGCAG AAACCAGGCGTGCCGCTGGCCAAAGGGACTCTGGTCACCCACTGCTACTCGGACTTGGGCTTTATGGACTTTGTCTGCAACATGGTCACGACATCAATTGAG GCTTTTTCCGGACATTCCAAGAGTTTCTCCCAGCTGCGAGTGGTCTTCTCTTTCTACGCCTCCACCATCGTTTCGGCTTTGGATGCCGTGGACAAAGTTTCAGACAccatcatttcaaaacttctGCCATACGTGCAGAAG GGCCTGACGTCGGAAGTGGCCGACTACAAGGCGGCCACCTACATGATCGTGTGCCAGATGGCGGTCAAGGTGGTGATGGAGGCGAGTCTGATCAACACGCTGGCCGTGCGCATCGCCAAGTCTCTGCTCAAAGAGCCCGTGCTGGCCAAAGAGGGGCTGGGCTGCCTCATCGTGCTCCTGCAGAGCCAGAAGGAGGGCGCAGCCGGGTCCAG ATTCTGCCACCACGTGTGTTCCATGCCTGCGCTAGCATCCACGCTTCAGCTCCTGGCCACCACCCACGACGTGAGCCCTCTACTACGCTACCTGCTGCCTCACCTGGTCCACGCCCTCTTTGGCAGCTCAG ACGACGCGCACGTGCTGGAGTCGCTCTTGGACTCGGTCCCCCTGACCAAAGGCTTGGACGGCGATGTGGctcg CTTGCTGCTAGACGATTACCTGAGTCAGACGGAGCTCGCCGCGGACAACGTGGACACCCTCAACCGGCGTCTGCAGCCGCTGGTGCGACTCTTTGAGTCCAA GTATTTGGCGGCTCTGGACGGGGTCCTCTCGCGTCACGCCGCCAACATCAGCGACGAGGAGCAGAAACGCCTCTTCCACCATTTCCTCTCTCTGTCCATAAGCAGGGGGAAATTCCAG ATCATGGGCGACTCGGATACGTCGCTGCTGCTCAGCCTGAAGCACCCGCAGGCGTCGCTCCGAGTCTCGGCTCTGGAGCACCTGAGGAGCCTGGCGGCGTCGGGACAG CTTCAGACTTTGGACCAGGACTTCCTTAAAGACGCTCTGATGGAGCGCTTGAAGGACGACGTGCTGGAAGTCGTCAGTGCGGCTCTTCAAACCTTGGAG atGCTGTTTGACGTTCTGGACACTGAGAGCACGGTGTCCAATTTGCTGTCTCTGCTGCAGAGAATCGATCAACCCGAGGCCGACAGCTG GCTGCCAGTTTTAACCGAAGCGGTGCGTTTATTGACCGATTCCCGGCTGGGGAAGGGGAGCACCGAGGAGGTGGAGACCATCGTCTGGGGGCTGCTGCCCTTCCTAGTGGTCACCAGCTGTCGTCCGGACTCAGCCCAGCTCCGCCTCGCGCGCTGCGTCGCCTGCTGTGCCGCCGTCGCCAGCCATCCGCTCACCGCGAGCTGGGCGGAAG AACTTCAGCAAGTGATAAAGCAGAGCTCCGAACTGGACCTCGTCGGTTCGGCCAACCAGCGTCTGGTCTCCAGGCTGAATGAGAACCTGGCCAACATGGATCACCTGGCCAAACGTCATGCT CTGGAGAAATTTGGTGTGTTAGGGGAGCAGCTGCGCGGGCGCGGTGTAAGAGGCCACACCTTCTTTGCGGTGATGACGGAGACTCTTCTGCTGGGCTTGGCGCAACTGAGCGAGACGGAGCACCTGCTCACTGCCCAGCGGCTCTTAGCTGTTCTGGAGCCTCCGCTGCTGGAAGTCACCAAGGCCGATGGCGCCCAG GAAGTCCCGCCTTCTGCATCCTTCGGCGAGGCGCTGTCCTTGTACCTGAGCAAATGCGAGCAGCAGCCCGGCGGGCGACACCAGCGAGAGGCCAGCCAAGTGATGATTTGGCTCCTCCGAGACTTCATCTCTTCTCTCAAGTGTTTCGACGGCGCTTTTAAAG cTGCCGTGTGGTGGAACCCGGAGAAGCTGGACGCTAACACCTGCTGCTACTTGGGGCTCATCTCGCGCCTCTTCGCCCTCGTCATTGGCGGCGCCGATGAGGGGCCGGCGGCCGGCAGTTTTCGAGAGCTGGCCAAGCTTCTTGTCAAG GTGCACCTGTGCGATGCGGCCGCGCTCTTCAAGTTCCTCTGCCTGCTGTGGGGATACGGTGACAACCGCGGCGACCAGCTGGGCGTCCGGGTGGACGCCGTCCTGCACGCTCGGTCGCTCTACGTGGGCGCCGCTTTACTGAGCGCCCAACCTGCCGCCACGCTGACTGAGCTAGCTGGAGCCAACTCGCCCA TGGTCCCGGCCTTGCTGTGCTGTCTGACCTCTCCCGTCCGAGAGATCCGAAGAGCGTCCATCAGCGCTCTGCAGAGCCTGTCTGGGGCAGACGCTGCTCCCTTCCAGCCAATCATAAAAAAGCTTCTGTCTACCTGTGAGGAAATTGTCGCCGACCCGTCATACTTGAGCACG GTGGCTTTCCAACCTCAGGTTCTGGGCCATTTACACGAGACCTGCGAGTCGGCTAAAAAGACGTCGTCGCTGCAGGCTTCCATAAATCAACTGCTACTGAGCGTCCAGTCGCCGTGCTGCCCGTCCTATACCGCCACCTGCCTCCTGAGAGCGCTGAGGCACGTCAACGGACAG ACCGTCCTGTGCGCTCTGCTGCCCGTGCTGGATCGGCTGCTCCGCAACGACCCCGACATGCCCGCTTTGCTGCCGGACGAGGCCCGGCTCTTGCAAGTGGTCCTGGGCAAGTACAACGAGGCGGCGGCCCCTTTGCTGGCCGCCGACCACAACTGTCTGGACCTGCTGCTCAAGGCCATGACGACTGCCACCGCTCCGTTGTCGGGCATCCCCAGCTGCCAGATCATCGCTTTGCAGCAG ATCACAAAGCCGTTCTTCGCCGCCCTGGGAGATCAAAAGGTCCAACAGAACCTTCTGACGGCCTTGTTCGACCTATTGCCGGAAAGCAGGAATCCGATACTTGCCGACGCTGTCGGCAGCACCTTTAAAGCG ATTGCAGTGGATGCTGAGCTGGTGGCTAACGAGTTGGCACCGCCAGAAAAAGCCAAGGTCACCGTGACGCTTCAGCGAACCCGCAGGAGCCGAATTTTGCAGAG GAAAAGCGATGAGAGTGGCGATGCACCGCCAGAGGGGGGCGCCGTTTCTTGGCACAGAGTCACTCTGATCCTGGAGCTGCTGCAGCACAAGAAGAAGTTGAAGCGAGCCCAGATGTTGGTGCCGGTTCTGTTCTCGCTGCTGGCCAG GAGCCTGGAGGCGTCGGCCCCGGAGCAGCCCAACATAGAGTACACCAGGCAGCTTCTGCTCGGCTGCCTGCTCAACGTCTGCAACAAAATGGCGCCGGACGGGCAACCTAGTGGACCAG ATGTCCTGGAAGAAGACAAATTCAGCGTGGAGCTGGTGGTCCAGTGCATTCGCGCGACGGACGTACCGCAGACTCACCATCAcgctctgctgctgctgggcgTCGTCGCTAACATCTTCCCC GAGAAAGTTCTGCACAACATCATGCCCATCTTCACCTTCATGGGCGCCAACAtcatgcgcctggatgacgcctaCAGCTTCCGAGTCATCGACAAGACGGTCAAGATGGTCATCCCAGCTCTGATCCAG GCCGGCGGTCAGTCGCACGGCAGCGTGGACGCGGTGGTGACGAAGATCGTGCACGTCTTTGCCGACGCGCTGCCTCACGTGCCCGAACACCGGCGGCTGCACATCCTCGCTCAGCTGGTCGGCACGCTGGGCCCGGCCCGCTTCCTCTGGGTCCTGATGCTCCTCTTGTTCAAGCTTCACACCACACAGGCGTCTAGCTTAGAAAGCGAGAAG GAAGCGGCTCTGGAGCGAGACGTGGACTTCTGGATCTCGGTGTGTTGCCAGTTTGAGGTCTCAGAGCAGCTCACCTCTCTCATCAACATCCTGAAATTCCTCATCCAGCTGCCCGACGACAAAGAGGA CGCTGGCGCCCGGCGAGGAGAtggtaagaaaaagaaaaaaggggaaGAGGAGAAGGTGGAAGAGCTGATCTTCAGCGTGGAGGCCCACAGCGGCAAAGAGTTGAGACACTTCAAGTTCCTCTCCGTCTCCTTCATGGCTCAGCTGCTCGGCTCGACCGCATTCATCGGGAAG GTAGCGGACACTCAGGACGTTGTCGACGAGAATGGCGCAAAATTTCTCCAGGAGTTGCAGCAGCA GCTGTTGGAGGACAACCTGCGTTACATTCAGTGCGTCACTCGCTGTGTGGAGGAGAATGCCGACAGGCCCATGGCAAAGTTTTGGAGAGTTCTTCTCAACAAATCCTACGACGTTCTGGATAAG TTGAACGCTTTGTTGCCCACGGACACTTTCATCACAGTGATGAGGGGGCTGATGGCAAACCGGCTGCCGTCGGTGAGGAGGAAAGCCATGGAGCTGCTCAACAACAAGCTTCAGCACAAGACGCAGTGGGCGGAGCAACAG GTCGGCGTTCTCTTACAGCTCATCGGCGACCTCCTGGACATCGTGGGCACGCCACACGGAAGCGCGGCGGAGAAAGCGGCATCCGAGCTGGCCGTCAACAGGCAGACGGCGCTCTACAGCCTCAAGCTGCTCTGCCGCCTCTTGGGCGCAACTCATCAGGAAGCCTTCGTCCCCGTCCTCCTGCGCATGGTGGACCTGGTCGCGTCGCCGCACCAAGAGAAGAACGTGACGGCCAGCGCCCTACTGTGCGCGGCCGAGGTGGTGGGCGCCCTCAAAGCCCTCGCCATCCCGCAGCTGCCGAG GTTGATGCCAGCCGTGCTGCACGTGCTCACCGATGGGAAGGATGTGCTGAGCAATGAGATTTACTTGCTGAGCGCCGTCACCGCCCTGCAGCGTGTGGCTGAGACGCTGGCGCACTTCATCAGCCCCTACTTGCAGGACACCACCTTGCAG GTGTGTCGGCTGACGTGCCTCCTCGAGAAGTCTTCGTCGTCTTCCTCCGCAACCAATCAGCTGTGTGCGCGTCTGGCCTCGCTCAGGAGCTCCCTGGCCACCAAGCTCCCCCCCAGGGTCCTCCTGCCCGTCTTGACCAAGTGCTACCACATCATGGTGGTGGACAAAAAG GACGAGCTGGGGGCATTGATGAGCATCCTCAAAGAACATCTCGGCCACATGGAGCGCGAGCCGCTCAGCTTCCACCAGTCTGAGCTCACCGACTTCTTCCTCGCAGCACTGGACTTCAGAGCCCAATTCTGCGAG GGCGACCTGGCGAGGACGGCTCTGATCGAGGGCAGCGTGATGGATTGTCTGCTGGTCATGGTGATGAAACTATCGGAAGTCACATTCAGGCCGCTCTTCTTCAAG CTGTTCGACTGGAGTAAATCGGGCAGCAAAGATCGCCTGCTGACCTTCTTCCGACTGTCCGACTGCATCGCCGAGCGCCTTAAAGGTCTCTTTGCCCTCTTTGCGGGAAATCTGGTCAAGCCCTTTGCAGACCTCCTTCAGCAGACCAACATCTCCAAGACGG ACGAGTCGCTCTTCGATTCCGAGCGCGGTGCCGAGAAGAGCAACCAGCTGCTTTGCTGCGTCCTGGACTGCCTGTACAAAATCTTCTTGCACGACACGCAGCGCTTCCTCAGCAAGGAGCGAGCTGAAGCACTCCTGGTGCCCCTCGTCGACCAG CTGGAGAACACGCTAGGTGGCGATGAAGAGTACCAGCAGAGGGTGACCAAACATCTTGTCCCGTGCGTGGGTCAGTTTGCCGTGTCGCTGGCGAATGACGCCCAGTGGAAAAGCCTCAACTATAACATCCTGCTCAAGAGCAGACACGCCGACGCCAAG GTACGCTTCTCCTCGCTGCTGATGCTGATGGAGCTGGCGGCCAAGTTGAAGGAGAACTACATGGCGCTGCTTCCGGAGACCATACCCTTCCTGGCAGAACTCATGGAGG ACGAGtgtgaggaggtggagcaTCAGGTTCAGAAGGTGGTTCGGGAGATGGAGGACATCCTGGGAGAACCGCTGCAGAGCTATTTCTAA